The Bombus pascuorum chromosome 9, iyBomPasc1.1, whole genome shotgun sequence genome has a window encoding:
- the LOC132910572 gene encoding LOW QUALITY PROTEIN: adenylate kinase isoenzyme 1-like (The sequence of the model RefSeq protein was modified relative to this genomic sequence to represent the inferred CDS: substituted 1 base at 1 genomic stop codon) has protein sequence MFFSTGIFLIINIEELRIDSIVRCVSFVVIDENCDTKLIRKFXTINSMGNCMKSTDPLTASLPKNISIDTTAIKESGVPIIFVIGGPGAGKKTLCMKVAEKYGFDDIISSDVIRTEVSKRTEKAFALARLLSEGQLVPPAILVELIAATMLQRVQDTKGFIVSGFPREKCQAKLFDKEVRRPDLVLMLNVRNSVMSDRLMAKSVKATERLSINFEHIEKQIEDFHKRNKLIVKYYRNLVVMIDAEPDTMTVFEKACESIDNILVQFPGFEANRAATSNAARSRVISK, from the exons ATGTTCTTCTCTACTGGAATATTcttgattattaatattgaagAACTT CGAATAGATAGTATAGTTAGATGTGTTTCGTTTGTCGTCATAGACGAAAATTGTGACACTAAACTTATAAGAAAATTCTGAACGATTAATTCCATGGGCAATTGTATGAAATCTACTGATCCTTTGACTGCTTCTCTTCCGAAAAATATCAGTATCGACACCACAGCGATTAAAGAATCAGGAGTGCCGATTATCTTCGTAATTGGAGGACCGGGAGCTGGgaaaa AAACCCTATGCATGAAAGTGGCAGAGAAGTACGGTTTCGATGACATAATATCCTCAGATGTGATTCGAACCGAAGTGTCAAAGCGAACGGAAAAGGCGTTCGCGCTGGCGCGTTTATTGTCGGAAGGTCAATTGGTGCCACCGGCTATATTAGTGGAATTGATCGCTGCTACGATGCTTCAACGCGTGCAAGACACGAAAGGGTTCATTGTGAGCGGATTTCCCCGGGAGAAGTGTCAGGCAAAATTATTCGACAAAGAAGTGCGTCGCCCCGATCTCGTTCTAATGTTGAACGTTCGAAATTCCGTGATGAGCGACCGGTTAATGGCGAAAAGCGTGAAAGCCACCGAGAGATTGTCCATTAATTTCGAGCATATTGAAAAGCAGATCGAGGACTTTCataaacgaaacaaattgatagtgaaatattatagaaatttggTGGTGATGATCGACGCTGAGCCTGACACGATGACCGTGTTTGAGAAAGCATGCGAGTCTATAGATAACATTTTAGTGCAATTTCCAGGCTTTGAAGCAAATCGTGCAGCCACGTCGAATGCTGCTAGAAGTAGAGTAATCTCGAAATAA